In Prunus dulcis chromosome 1, ALMONDv2, whole genome shotgun sequence, the following are encoded in one genomic region:
- the LOC117614885 gene encoding ubiquitin carboxyl-terminal hydrolase 16-like, which yields MHVVGDLGFRSLVLVACFLVPAIGFFVVRRKWRLAKARTEEIKRLLILAKEEAARAEFEVAAGYAAVSVAENKGSYCAVCYCPTTTRCARCKAVRYCSGRCQIIHWRQGHKEECHPPSHQSIDGEGDAGLNVAKKDLEINTDKIENRQSVERFSEEPALPNPGCAPEIQCITDDDSEDEFLSDRKGTNSTSESSATSFSGFSTSASCTGSSDDASVSESVSSCESDRPDGHPSANDALDMLHTSFNVDNIDQSKPLSPKFASLVDSVNGFAKLGKLSQAKPSCNDGENERRSNCSSDLNKSSRSEGPVTESCTPSSGFWGRTLDSVGSSSDVQVSNSSVASNSKVAGFGSSLQFSFNLSGNTAPALRTLGSGSSGTILGDACTDCSELNKSIYVADLSEKISGDAPKVRNSPSRNCKGSNNEVNGSSSDLHALKSRAVNSAPSSLPAVHKSIRTERVSKGTDALNSSRVLPTSLERSNHAVNNCGRTSNLSKSREVGYPPSVSDARLASAVESSSLPCVKAGKVDFVEARDAVSSQVTNSSNDRNGLKTSVFKVFDQFRGSKISKHYPVGVGTEIAGKHIEKELFPYELFVKIYNWNKVELRPSGLINCGNSCYANAVLQCLAFTPPLTAYLLQGLHYKVCVKKEWCFMCEFESLVSKAKEGKSPLSPMAILSQLRNIGSQLGNGREEDAHEFLRYAIDMMQSVCLMEAGDNASRSLKEETTLIGLTFGGYLRSKIECSKCQGKSERQERMMDLTVEIEGDIGTLEEALRRFTSTETLDGENKYQCSRCKSYEKAKKKLTILEAPNILTIALKRFQSGKFGKINKPIRFPEILDLAPYMSGTSDKSPIYRLYGVVVHLDIMNAAFSGHYVCYVKNSHNKWFKIDDSTVTAVELENVLMKGAYMLLYSRCLPRAPRLIRNRIISPDPKHRAIPSWISGKTTNLKPKSVPPHSSVDPFLASSNPPEDTTSSQLKRILEEDSSSDNSSLISNNSDEGSCSTDSTRDSSSADDLSDYIFGDSGRGWNSPWRNFSDSDTSSSSSSSPSSTKHSPLSDSNRYASDGAMTVPFLNSDTSKQCRKLASSSSRNRETDSERLGPDSLRDVKFKKSSRERTVNI from the exons ATGCATGTGGTTGGGGATCTAGGGTTTCGGAGCCTCGTGCTGGTGGCTTGTTTTTTGGTGCCGGCGATCGGCTTCTTCGTGGTCCGAAGGAAATGGCGCCTCGCGAAGGCCAGAACGGAGGAGATCAAGAGGCTTTTGATCTTGGCCAAGGAGGAAGCTGCTAGAGCTGAGTTTGAGGTCGCGGCTGGGTACGCCGCCGTTTCGGTTGCTGAGAATAAAGGTTCTTATTGCGCTGTTTGTTACTGCCCCACCACCACGCGCTGCGCCCGCTGCAAGGCGGTTCGGTACTG TTCTGGGAGGTGTCAAATTATTCACTGGCGACAAGGTCACAAGGAAGAATGCCATCCTCCTAGTCATCAAAGTATTGACGGGGAAGGTGATGCTGGCCTGAACGTGGCCAAGAAAGACCTTGAAATTAATACTGACAAGATTGAAAATAGGCAGTCAGTTGAAAGATTCTCTGAGGAACCTGCATTGCCTAATCCTGGTTGCGCTCCCGAAATTCAATGTATAACAGATGATGATAGTGAAGATGAATTTCTTTCCGACAGGAAAGGAACAAATTCTACTTCAGAATCATCAGCTACCTCTTTTTCTGGATTTTCTACTTCTGCCAGCTGTACTGGATCTTCGGATGATGCTTCTGTCAGTGAGAGTGTTAGTTCATGTGAATCTGACAGACCAGATGGGCATCCATCTGCTAATGATGCCCTTGACATGCTACACACTTCCTTTAATGTCGACAACATTGATCAATCTAAGCCATTATCTCCAAAATTTGCTAGCTTGGTTGATTCTGTTAATGGTTTTGCTAAATTAGGTAAGTTAAGTCAGGCTAAACCTAGTTGCAATGATGGAGAGAACGAGCGGAGATCAAATTGTTCTTCAGATTTGAACAAAAGTAGCAGGAGTGAGGGTCCAGTTACTGAGTCTTGTACACCATCTTCTGGTTTCTGGGGGAGAACGCTCGATTCTGTAGGGTCCAGTAGTGATGTCCAGGTGTCCAATTCCAGTGTAGCCAGTAATAGCAAGGTAGCTGGTTTTGGGTCTTCCTTACAGTTTTCTTTCAACTTGTCTGGAAATACTGCTCCTGCCCTGCGTACGCTTGGCTCTGGGTCAAGTGGCACTATACTAGGCGATGCTTGTACAGATTGTTCAGAGCTCAACAAGTCAATTTATGTAGCTGATTTATCAGAGAAGATCAGTGGAGATGCTCCTAAGGTCAGGAACTCCCCATCCCGGAACTGTAAAGGGTCGAATAACGAGGTTAATGGATCTAGCAGTGATTTACATGCCTTAAAGTCCAGAGCAGTTAATTCTGCGCCATCCTCCTTGCCTGCTGTTCATAAATCTATTCGCACCGAAAGAGTTTCAAAAGGTACAGATGCTTTGAATTCTAGTAGAGTGCTACCCACAAGCTTGGAACGGTCCAACCATGCTGTTAATAACTGTGGCAGAACTTCAAATCTTTCAAAGTCTAGGGAAGTTGGATATCCACCCAGTGTTTCTGATGCTCGTCTTGCATCTGCTGTTGAAAGTTCTTCACTTCCATGTGTAAAAGCTGGAAAAGTTGATTTTGTTGAGGCTAGGGATGCTGTTTCATCTCAAGTTACAAATTCTTCAAATGATAGGAATGGCTTGAAAACGTCTGTGTTTAAAGTTTTTGATCAGTTTAGAGGATCTAAAATATCAAAGCACTATCCTGTGGGAGTTGGGACAGAGATTGCAGGAAAACATATTGAGAAG GAACTTTTTCCATATGAATTATTTGTCAAGATTTACAATTGGAACAAGGTGGAATTGCGCCCTTCTGGCCTTATAAATTGTGGTAACAG CTGTTATGCCAATGCGGTGCTCCAGTGCTTGGCATTCACTCCACCTCTGACTGCTTATTTGCTTCAAGGACTCCATTATAAAGTTT GTGTAAAGAAGGAATGGTGTTTCATGTGTGAGTTTGAAAGTCTAGTTTCGAAGGCAAAGGAAGGAAAATCCCCTCTGTCTCCTATGGCAATACTCTCCCAGTTAAGAAATATTGGAAGTCAACTTGGTAatgggagagaagaagatgcCCATGAATTTCTAAG GTATGCTATTGATATGATGCAATCTGTTTGCCTTATGGAAGCTGGGGATAATGCATCGCGCTCTTTGAAAGAagaaacaactttaataggCCTTACATTTGGAGGCTACCTTCGATCAAAG ATAGAATGCTCAAAGTGCCAAGGAAAGTCTGAGCGGCAGGAAAGAATGATGGATCTTACTGTTGAGATTGAGGGTGATATAGGAACCTTGGAAGAGGCTCTTCGACGGTTCACCAGTACTGAGACCTTGGATGGGGAGAACAAATACCAATGTAGCAG ATGCAAATCGTATGAGAAGGCCAAAAAGAAGTTGACAATACTGGAAGCTCCCAATATCCTTACCATTGCACTGAAGCGTTTTCAG TCGGGAAAATTTGGGAAGATCAATAAGCCTATTCGGTTTCCTGAGATCTTGGACTTGGCACCTTATATGAGTGGTACAAGTGATAAATCTCCAATATATAGACTCTATGGGGTGGTTGTTCACTTGGATATCATGAATGCCGCATTTTCTGGTCACTATGTGTGCTACGTGAAGAACTCCCACAACAAGTGGTTTAAGATCGATGACAGCACG GTAACAGCTGTTGAACTTGAAAACGTCTTGATGAAAGGGGCATACATGCTTCTTTATTCGAG GTGCTTGCCGAGGGCCCCGAGATTGATAAGAAACAGAATAATATCTCCTGATCCCAAACATAGAGCCATTCCTTCCTGGATTAGTGGAAAGACTACCAATTTGAAACCGAAGTCTGTCCCGCCACATTCTAGCGTTGACCCATTCTTAGCCAGTTCAAATCCTCCGGAGGATACAACGAGTTCTCAGCTGAAAAGGATTTTAGAAGAGGACTCATCAAGTGACAATTCTTCCCTTATCAGCAACAACTCTGACGAAGGTTCTTGTAGTACTGATAGCACTCGTGATTCTTCAAGCGCCGATGACTTGTCCGATTATATATTTGGTGATTCAGGACGTGGTTGGAATAGCCCTTGGAGGAATTTTTCGGATTCTGACACTTCCTCCTCATCCTCTTCCTCACCCTCAAGTACGAAGCATTCACCACTCTCTGATTCAAACCGGTATGCTTCAGATGGTGCAATGACTGTTCCTTTTTTGAATTCTGACACTAGTAAACAGTGTAGAAAGTTAGCAAGTAGTAGTAGTAGAAATAGGGAAACTGACTCGGAGAGATTAGGACCCGACTCTTTAAGGGatgtaaaatttaaaaaatcaagtAGGGAAAGAACGGTAAACATTTGA
- the LOC117616568 gene encoding AT-hook motif nuclear-localized protein 17-like, translating into MKGEYVDTKGETQSMFSKLHHPHHLQHQTQQHHQTQTQQHQHHHFPNPFQAITTHRECQTSEEEDTSRTSSGTATVTTNPSAQNPKSSAAADPSNPSADGATIEVIRRPRGRPPGSKNKPKPPVIITRDSEPPMSPYILEVPGGSDIVEAVSRFCCRKNIGLCILTGSGTVANVTLRQPSTTPGATVTFHGRFDILSISATFLPQTTPSCPVSVPSGFTISLAGPQGQIVGGLVAGALVAAGTVYIIAASFNNPSYHRLPGEDEAVRNSGSGDAHSPPLSGGVESGGHAPPSSQSCGMSMYSCHLPTDVLWAPTARQPPPPPPY; encoded by the coding sequence ATGAAAGGTGAATATGTTGACACCAAGGGTGAAACTCAAAGCATGTTCTCCAAGCTTCACCACCCCCACCACCTACAACACCAAACCCAGCAACACcaccaaacccaaacccagCAACACCAGCACCACCACTTCCCAAACCCATTCCAAGCCATCACCACCCATCGCGAATGCCAAACTTCCGAGGAAGAAGACACCAGCCGCACCAGCAGCGGCACCGCCACTGTCACCACCAACCCCTCCGCCCAAAACCCCAAGTCCTCCGCCGCCGCGGACCCTTCCAACCCATCTGCCGACGGCGCCACCATCGAAGTCATCCGACGGCCCCGAGGCCGTCCACCTGGCTCCAAAAACAAGCCCAAACCCCCCGTCATCATCACCCGAGACTCAGAGCCCCCTATGAGCCCCTACATTCTCGAAGTCCCGGGAGGAAGCGACATCGTCGAGGCCGTCTCCCGCTTCTGCTGCCGCAAAAATATCGGCCTCTGCATTCTCACCGGCTCCGGAACCGTTGCTAACGTCACTCTCCGTCAACCGTCAACTACACCCGGAGCTACCGTTACTTTTCACGGCCGCTTCGACATCCTGTCAATCTCCGCCACCTTCCTCCCCCAAACCACGCCGTCCTGCCCCGTCTCTGTCCCCAGCGGCTTCACCATCTCCCTCGCCGGCCCGCAAGGCCAGATCGTCGGCGGCTTAGTGGCGGGGGCCCTTGTGGCGGCTGGGACTGTGTACATCATCGCCGCGTCGTTTAACAACCCGTCTTATCATCGGCTTCCCGGGGAAGACGAGGCGGTTAGGAACTCGGGTTCGGGCGATGCCCACTCGCCGCCGTTGTCTGGGGGTGTGGAGAGTGGGGGGCACGCGCCGCCGTCATCGCAATCATGTGGGATGTCCATGTATAGCTGCCACTTGCCTACTGATGTCCTCTGGGCTCCAACTGCAAGgcaaccaccacctccaccgcCTTACTGa
- the LOC117613716 gene encoding AP-4 complex subunit mu, with amino-acid sequence MISQFFVLSQRGDNIVFRDYRGEVPKGSAEIFFRKVKFWKEDGQEEAPPVFNVDGVNYFHVKVVGLLFVATTRANVSPSLVLELLQRIARVIKDYVGVLNEDSIRKNFVLVYELLDEVIDFGFVQTTSTELLKSYIFNEPIILDSARLSSIGPTGLFMQGTKRMPGTAVTKSVVASEPGGRKREEIFVDIIEKISVTFSSSGYILTSEIDGTIQMKSYLTGNPEIRLALNEDLSIGRGGGSAYDYRSSFGSGAVILDDCNFHESVRLDNFEVDKTLTLVPPDGEFPVMNYRMTQEFKPPFRINALIEEAGALKAEVILKIFAEFPSNITSNTIAVQMPLPKYTIRASFELEPGAVGQTTDFKEANKRLEWGLKKIVGGSEHTLRARLTFSPEAHGNITKESGPVSMTFTIPMYNSSRLQVKYLQIAKKSGTYNPYRWVRYVTLANSYVARI; translated from the exons ATGATCTCGCAGTTCTTCGTGCTCTCGCAGCGTGGCGATAACATCGTCTTTCGCGACT ATCGCGGTGAAGTACCAAAAGGAAGTGCGGAGATATTTTTCCGGAAggtgaagttttggaaagaAGATGGGCAAGAGGAAGCACCACCTGTCTTT AATGTGGATGGTGTCAACTACTTTCATGTGAAGGTTGTTGGACTATTATTTGTTGCAACCACAAGAGCTAATGTATCGCCATCTCTTGTCTTGGAACTTCTTCAAAGAATTGCCCGTGTCATCAAAGATTATGTTGGAGTTCTCAATGAAGATTCTATAAGGAAGAATTTTGTGCTTGTGTACGAGTTGCTTGATGAAGTCATA GATTTTGGCTTTGTGCAAACAACATCAACTGAACTGTTGAAGTCTTATATCTTTAATGAGCCAATTATTCTTGATTCTGCACGTTTATCATCTATTGGCCCTACTGGCCTTTTTATG CAAGGGACAAAGAGAATGCCTGGAACAGCTGTCACAAAATCAGTTGTTGCAAGTGAGCCTGGCGGTAGGAAGAGGGAGGAAATTTTTGTGGATATAATCGAGAAGATCAGTGTTACTTTTAGCTCTAGT GGGTACATACTGACTTCTGAGATTGATGGCACCATTCAAATGAAGAGCTATCTCACTGGCAATCCAGAAATCCGATTAGCTCTTAATGAGGACCTGAGCATAGGAAGAGGTGGAGGATCGGCATATG ACTATAGGAGTTCCTTTGGCTCAGGAGCAGTGATACTTGATGATTGTAATTTTCATGAATCTGTACGTCTTGATAATTTTGAAGTAGACAAAACTCTGACCCTG GTACCCCCTGATGGTGAATTTCCTGTCATGAACTACCGTATGACTCAGGAGTTCAAGCCTCCTTTTCGTATTAATGCTTTGATTGAAGAAGCAGGAGCGCTTAAG GCCGAAGTGATTCTGAAAATATTTGCTGAGTTCCCATCAAACATTACTTCAAACACAATTGCTGTACAAATGCCGCTACCTAAATATACAATCAG AGCCAGTTTTGAGTTGGAACCAGGAGCAGTTGGGCAAACAACAGATTTCAAGGAAGCAAATAAGAGACTTGAATGGGGTTTAAAGAAG ATTGTTGGTGGATCTGAACATACACTGCGTGCCAGACTGACCTTTTCACCGGAAGCACATG GAAATATAACAAAAGAATCTGGTCCAGTTAGCATGACATTTACAATACCTATGTATAATTCTTCAAGACTTCAG GTAAAGTACTTGCAGATAGCAAAGAAATCTGGAACTTATAATCCATATCGGTGGGTAAGATATGTCACGCTCGCCAATTCATATGTTGCTCGTATCTGA